One Alicyclobacillus acidoterrestris DNA window includes the following coding sequences:
- a CDS encoding transglycosylase domain-containing protein, with protein MRRKPDQSKQSTKVYRRKPRSKKLWMATIFIPLATGFSGMSLLILLLRCLPLPDQSVANPTEIDSEDGVRLAEWTSSGTEGQPVPLSRIPKALVEATLAVEDANFYHDHAIDLKSTARAMLVNLRHGEVVEGGSTITQQLAKNLFLTQDRTYSRKVREALLAIQLELHEPKDWILNRYLNVVYYGHGAYGVQAASRLYFNKSVDQLNLAECAMLAGLPKGPSIYSPLSNMDLAKARQKVVLSRMVATGYLTKAEADAAYRQPIHIATYHTPVVQAPYFTQVAVNEAKHQFQISEEHLYQGDLKIHTTLDPLLQQAAERAIEKTLPKHSDIQAALVAIDPRTGAIKALVGGRDFQTSPYNRAMAPRQPGSTFKGILYTAALENGWTPANQVDSKLTTFVYGPNHDKQYTVHDYGDFYAERPLTLREALARSDNVYAVHTNLAVGPEKVVETAHRMGIESTLQPYPSLALGVFPVSPLEMATAYATLANGGFKVTPHAVTEVDTPGSELATHPATERVVSPQVAYQMTDLLTSVLQPNGTGYSVHSYLHNVAAAKTGTTDTDAWMVGYTPNLVCAVWVGYDTNRPLSVAESHLASPIWAKFMGTAQAHMPYKWYQPAPGLKAYTIDPLTGQLATPQCRVTETDYFVPGTEPTKSCPIHNPAPPRTKSSPKEKLFGWFQKWF; from the coding sequence TTGCGTCGGAAACCTGATCAATCCAAACAGTCAACCAAAGTGTACCGTCGCAAACCACGCAGCAAAAAATTGTGGATGGCCACCATCTTCATCCCTTTGGCCACAGGCTTTTCCGGCATGTCCCTGTTGATTCTGCTCCTGCGGTGTCTGCCGCTGCCAGATCAGTCTGTCGCGAATCCAACCGAGATCGACAGCGAAGACGGGGTTCGCCTCGCCGAGTGGACGAGCAGTGGCACAGAGGGGCAGCCAGTCCCGTTGTCACGGATTCCAAAGGCGCTCGTCGAGGCCACGTTGGCCGTCGAGGATGCAAACTTTTATCACGATCACGCCATCGATCTCAAATCAACCGCCCGCGCCATGCTGGTCAATCTGCGGCACGGCGAGGTGGTCGAAGGTGGCTCCACCATCACCCAGCAGTTGGCGAAGAACCTGTTTCTGACGCAGGACAGGACGTACTCGCGCAAAGTGCGCGAGGCGCTCTTGGCCATTCAGCTGGAGTTGCACGAGCCGAAAGACTGGATTCTCAACCGCTACTTGAATGTCGTCTATTACGGACACGGCGCATACGGCGTACAAGCCGCGTCGCGCCTGTACTTCAATAAATCGGTCGACCAACTCAACCTGGCCGAATGCGCCATGCTCGCCGGCCTGCCGAAGGGGCCGTCCATCTACTCGCCGCTGTCCAACATGGACTTGGCGAAGGCGCGGCAAAAAGTCGTTCTCTCGCGCATGGTCGCGACGGGCTACCTGACAAAAGCCGAGGCCGACGCGGCCTACCGCCAACCGATTCACATCGCCACCTACCACACGCCAGTCGTGCAAGCACCGTATTTCACGCAGGTGGCGGTCAACGAAGCGAAACACCAGTTTCAAATCAGCGAGGAGCACCTATACCAGGGCGACCTGAAGATTCACACGACACTCGATCCCCTGCTTCAACAAGCAGCCGAACGCGCCATCGAAAAGACGCTGCCCAAGCACAGTGACATTCAGGCAGCACTGGTCGCCATTGATCCAAGAACCGGCGCCATCAAAGCGCTGGTCGGCGGTCGCGACTTCCAGACGAGCCCCTACAACCGGGCGATGGCGCCGCGGCAGCCGGGATCGACCTTTAAAGGTATTCTCTACACGGCCGCGCTGGAAAATGGCTGGACCCCGGCAAATCAGGTGGACAGCAAGTTGACGACGTTCGTCTACGGCCCGAACCACGACAAGCAGTACACCGTGCACGACTACGGCGACTTCTATGCCGAACGGCCGCTGACGCTGCGCGAAGCACTTGCGCGATCAGACAATGTCTACGCGGTCCACACGAACCTCGCCGTCGGCCCGGAGAAGGTCGTCGAAACGGCGCACCGGATGGGCATTGAGTCAACCTTACAGCCATACCCGTCGCTTGCGCTCGGCGTCTTCCCGGTATCGCCGCTGGAAATGGCCACCGCTTACGCGACGCTCGCCAACGGCGGCTTCAAAGTGACGCCGCACGCGGTGACCGAGGTCGACACGCCAGGCAGCGAATTGGCGACGCACCCGGCCACCGAACGGGTCGTGTCCCCGCAGGTGGCCTACCAGATGACGGATTTGCTGACCAGCGTGCTGCAGCCGAACGGCACAGGCTACTCAGTGCACAGTTACCTGCACAACGTCGCCGCCGCGAAGACCGGCACCACCGACACCGACGCCTGGATGGTCGGTTACACGCCCAACCTCGTCTGCGCAGTCTGGGTCGGCTATGACACAAACCGCCCCCTGTCGGTCGCAGAGTCGCACCTGGCGTCGCCGATTTGGGCGAAGTTCATGGGCACCGCGCAGGCACATATGCCGTACAAATGGTACCAACCAGCGCCGGGCCTCAAGGCTTACACAATCGATCCGCTCACAGGCCAACTCGCCACCCCACAATGCCGGGTGACGGAGACGGATTACTTTGTCCCGGGCACGGAACCGACCAAATCTTGCCCAATCCACAATCCGGCACCACCGCGGACGAAGAGTTCGCCGAAGGAGAAATTGTTTGGCTGGTTCCAAAAATGGTTCTGA